Proteins encoded in a region of the Vitis riparia cultivar Riparia Gloire de Montpellier isolate 1030 chromosome 7, EGFV_Vit.rip_1.0, whole genome shotgun sequence genome:
- the LOC117917966 gene encoding pentatricopeptide repeat-containing protein ELI1, chloroplastic yields MSSTTLFTIPPSPATGSPPTTSTTHHLISTNRLAVLIDKSKTISHLLQIHAVLFRHGLDHHPILNFKLQRSYASLGRLDYSVALFGRTQNPSVFFWTAIIHGHALRGLHEQALNFYAQMLTQGVEPNAFTFSSILKLCPIEPGKALHSQAVKLGFDSDLYVRTGLLDVYARGGDVVSAQQLFDTMPEKSLVSLTAMLTCYAKHGELDAARVLFDGMEERDGVCWNVMIDGYTQNGMPNEALVLFRRMLKAKAKPNEVTVLSVLSACGQLGALESGRWVHSYIENNGIRFNVHVGTALVDMYSKCGSLEDARVVFDKIDDKDVVAWNSMIVGYAMHGFSQEALQLFKSMCRMGLHPTNITFIGILSACAHSGWVTEGWNIFNKMKDEYGIEPKIEHYGCMVNLLGRAGHVEQAYELVKNMNIEPDPVLWGTLLGACRLHVGNWDGVARLRTMMKDGGVKKEPGCSSIELNNKVHEFLAGGLNHPKRKEIYMMLEEINGWLKSHGYTPQTDIVLHDIGETEKERSLEVHSEKLAIAFGLINTQPGTTIKIVKNLRVCADCHEVTKLISKITGRKIVVRDRNRFHHFVNGSCSCGDYW; encoded by the exons ATGTCCTCAACCACCCTCTTCACCATTCCACCATCGCCCGCGACCGGTTCTCCTCCCACTACCTCCACCACTCATCATCTTATTTCTACAAACAGACTCGCAGTATTGATAGACAAATCCAAGACCATCAGCCACCTTCTCCAAATCCACGCAGTTCTTTTCCGCCACGGTCTCGACCACCACCCCATCTTAAATTTCAAGCTCCAGCGTTCCTATGCTTCTCTCGGCCGCCTCGACTACTCCGTTGCTCTCTTCGGCCGTACCCAAAACCCCAGTGTCTTCTTCTGGACCGCCATTATTCATGGCCACGCGCTGCGTGGTCTCCATGAGCAAGCGCTTAATTTCTATGCTCAGATGCTAACCCAAGGCGTTGAACCCAATGCCTTCACCTTTTCCTCTATCCTGAAATTATGCCCGATCGAGCCCGGAAAAGCGTTGCATTCCCAAGCGGTCAAGTTGGGGTTCGATTCGGATTTGTATGTGAGAACTGGTCTGTTGGATGTTTACGCGAGAGGCGGGGATGTGGTGTCCGCACAACAACTGTTTGATACTATGCCTGAAAAGAGTTTGGTTTCTTTGACTGCTATGCTTACTTGCTATGCAAAGCATGGTGAGCTTGATGCGGCACGGGTGCTATTTGATGGAATGGAGGAGAGGGATGGCGTGTGTTGGAATGTGATGATCGATGGTTATACTCAAAATGGGATGCCAAATGAGGCATTGGTGCTATTCAGACGAATGTTGAAGGCAAAAGCGAAgcctaatgaagtgacagtgcTGTCTGTGCTCTCTGCATGTGGGCAGCTTGGGGCACTGGAATCTGGCAGATGGGTCCATTCTTACATTGAGAACAATGGTATTCGGTTCAATGTTCATGTCGGGACGGCTTTGGTTGATATGTACAGTAAATGTGGTAGTCTGGAAGATGCTCGCGTGGTTTTTGATAAGATTGATGACAAAGATGTTGTTGCTTGGAATTCAATGATTGTGGGATACGCAATGCACGGATTCAGCCAAGAAGCTTTGCAGCTTTTCAAATCAATGTGTAGGATGGGTTTGCACCCTACTAATATAACTTTCATTGGCATTTTGAGTGCCTGTGCCCATTCAGGATGGGTAACAGAAGGATGgaacatttttaacaaaatgaaaGATGAATATGGGATTGAACCAAAGATTGAACATTATGGATGTATGGTAAATCTACTCGGCCGTGCTGGGCATGTGGAACAGGCATATGAGCTTGTCAAGAACATGAACATTGAGCCAGATCCTGTCTTATGGGGAACTTTGCTTGGGGCCTGCAGGCTCCATG TTGGAAACTGGGATGGGGTTGCAAGGTTGAGGACCATGATGAAAGACGGTGGGGTAAAGAAGGAGCCAGGCTGTAGCTCCATTGAATTGAATAATAAGGTACATGAGTTCCTTGCTGGAGGGTTGAATCACccaaagagaaaagaaatctaCATGATGTTGGAGGAGATAAATGGGTGGCTCAAGTCTCATGGGTACACCCCTCAGACTGATATCGTATTGCATGACATTGGAGAGACAGAAAAAGAGAGATCCCTTGAAGTTCATAGTGAGAAGCTTGCTATTGCTTTTGGGCTCATCAATACTCAACCAGGAACCACGATCAAGATAGTAAAGAACCTCCGAGTTTGTGCTGATTGTCATGAAGTGACCAAGTTGATCTCAAAGATCACAGGGCGTAAGATTGTTGTGAGGGACCGAAACCGGTTCCACCACTTTGTGAACGGCTCATGTTCTTGCGGGGACTATTGGTGA
- the LOC117917967 gene encoding WD40 repeat-containing protein HOS15 isoform X2 has translation MIREKKRNLQKEKDKESDKEHELVRARVREKERLERQERQERQERQEKQERQERQEIQERQERQERQERQEKEKEREKEKEREKDKDRLEKDKEREKQHDDHIDTEMTTDQEDVVTVKHDENGVSGGPEPMDVSTSSTFQACEIPSSDVTILEGHTSEVCACAWSPAGSLLASGSGDSTARIWTIADGTCRSSVQNGPSNVLVLKHVKGRTNEKSKDVTTLDWNGDGTLLATGSYDGQARIWSTNGELRSTLSKHKGPIFSLKWNRKGDYLLTGSCDKTAIVWDVKTEEWKQQFEFHAGPTLDVDWRNNVSFATSSTDNMIYVCKIGENRPIKTFSGHQGEVNCVKWDPTGQLLASCSDDITAKIWSMKQEKYLHDLREHAKEIYTIRWSPTGPGTNNPNQPLVLASASFDSTVKLWDVEQGKLLCSLNGHRDPVYSVAFSPNGEYLASGSLDRSMHIWSLKERKIVKTYTGNGGIFEVCWNKEGDKIAACFANNTVCVLDFRM, from the exons ATgataagagagaaaaagagaaatctaCAGAAGGAGAAAGATAAAGAATCTGACAAGGAGCATGAATTAGTAAGAGCGAGAgtaagagaaaaggaaagactAGAAAGACAAGAAAGGCAAGAAAGGCAAGAAAGACAAGAAAAGCAAGAAAGGCAAGAAAGACAGGAAATACAAGAGAGGCAAGAAAGGCAAGAAAGACAAGAAAGGCAAGAAAAGGAGAAGGAACGTGAAAAGGAGAAGGAACGTGAAAAGGATAAGGATAGGCTAGAAAAGGATAAGGAGCGAGAAAAGCAGCATGATGATCACATTGATACAGAAATGACTACAGATCAAGAAGATGTAGTAACTGTCAAACATGATGAAAATGGAGTTTCTGGAG GACCAGAACCAATGGATGTCTCCACAAGTTCAACATTTCAGGCCTGTGAAATTCCAAGTTCTGATGTGACAATCCTGGAAGGGCATACTTCTGAG gttTGTGCTTGTGCATGGAGTCCGGCTGGTTCACTTCTTGCATCGGG GTCGGGAGATTCAACAGCTCGAATTTGGACAATTGCTGATGGGACCTGTAGATCTAGTGTGCAAAATGGTCCTTCAAATGTACTGGTGCTGAAGCATGTTAAAGGTAGAACAAATGAGAAAAGCAAAGATGTCACCACGCTTGATTGGAAT GGGGATGGGACATTGCTTGCAACAGGGTCCTATGATGGACAAGCAAGAATTTGGAGTACAAATG GTGAACTAAGGAGCACTTTGAGCAAACACAAAGGACCTATATTTTCTCTAAAGTGGAATAGAAAGGGTGATTATCTTCTAACTGGAAGCTGTGATAAAACTGCCATTGTGTGGGACGTGAAGACAGAGGAATGGAAGCAACAATTTGAATTTCATGCAG GTCCAACACTTGATGTCGACTGGCGAAATAATGTTTCTTTTGCGACCAGCTCCACAGACAATATGATATATGTTTGCAAAATTGGAGAAAACCGTCCTATTAAAACTTTTTCTGGCCATCAG GGTGAAGTGAATTGTGTCAAATGGGATCCAACAGGACAATTGTTGGCCTCTTGCTCTGACGATATCACTGCGAAG ATCTGGAGCATGAAGCAGGAGAAGTATCTTCATGATTTAAGGGAACATGCTAAG GAGATATATACTATCAGATGGAGTCCCACTGGTCCAGGTACAAACAATCCTAACCAGCCGTTGGTGCTGGCAAG TGCATCGTTCGATTCAACAGTGAAGCTATGGGATGTGGAACAAGGGAAACTTCTTTGCAGCTTGAATGGCCACAG GGATCCAGTATACTCTGTTGCATTTAGCCCAAATGGTGAATACTTGGCTAGTGGATCTCTAGATAGATCCATGCACATCTGGtcattgaaagaaagaaagattgtgAAGACATACACTGGCAACGGGGGCATATTTGAAGTCTGTTGGAATAAGGAAGGTGACAAGATTGCTGCCTGCTTCGCCAACAATACAGTATGTGTTTTGGATTTTAGAATGTAG